Proteins from a single region of Undibacterium sp. KW1:
- a CDS encoding alpha-N-arabinofuranosidase: MFVLKASIKAGIFCSAVLVFVAIAVPVFAGNQVSISIDAKKPGSVINKNVYGQFAEHLGRGVYEGMWVGPDSTIPNTKGWRNDVVAALKKIHVPLVRWPGGCFADEYHWRDGIGVRENRPVKMNTNWGNVEERNAVGTHEFFDLIDLLGADAYVNGNLGSGTPQEMAEWLEYMTGDGKSTLAELRRKNGRDKPFKVAFFGIGNEAWGCGGNMKLEHYTSLFNQYASFLKAPKAYMPKIIASGGHDDDTSWTEYLTRNIHEQWNMRFDGVSFHYYTLPTGTWEKKGKALGFGEDQWISTLKNTLRMDSLIRNNVAKMEVNDPKSKIAFNVDEWGTWYDVEPGTNPGFLYQQNSLRDALVAALNFNIFHAHAARVRMTNIAQMVNVLQAMILTDKDKILLTPTYHAFEMYVPFQNATSLPLTISNNHEYSFGKTSIPAVSASAARALDGKVYLSLVNTNPNESVEIDIDVAGEKIEAAKGRVLTAKTMDAHNTFIRPQSVQPDNFNSSVKAGRLTLNVPAKAIVVVALE, translated from the coding sequence ATGTTTGTGTTGAAAGCCAGCATAAAGGCAGGCATATTTTGTTCGGCAGTGCTTGTATTTGTAGCCATTGCCGTTCCGGTTTTTGCTGGCAATCAAGTCAGTATCAGCATTGATGCGAAAAAACCTGGCTCTGTCATTAATAAAAATGTTTACGGCCAGTTTGCAGAACATTTGGGCAGGGGTGTTTATGAAGGTATGTGGGTAGGACCAGATTCAACTATTCCAAATACAAAGGGATGGCGCAATGATGTTGTCGCTGCGCTAAAAAAGATACATGTTCCACTGGTACGCTGGCCAGGTGGTTGTTTTGCGGATGAATATCATTGGCGGGACGGCATAGGCGTACGTGAGAACCGTCCAGTCAAGATGAACACCAACTGGGGCAATGTGGAAGAACGCAATGCCGTTGGTACCCATGAGTTTTTTGACTTGATTGATTTGCTCGGTGCAGATGCCTATGTGAATGGCAATCTTGGTTCTGGCACGCCGCAGGAAATGGCAGAATGGCTGGAGTATATGACGGGTGACGGCAAGTCAACTTTGGCAGAATTACGCCGCAAAAATGGCCGCGACAAGCCATTTAAAGTCGCTTTCTTTGGTATCGGTAATGAGGCCTGGGGTTGTGGCGGCAATATGAAGCTTGAGCACTACACCAGCCTGTTCAATCAATACGCCAGTTTTTTGAAAGCTCCAAAGGCTTATATGCCAAAAATCATTGCCAGTGGTGGTCATGATGATGACACCAGCTGGACAGAGTATTTGACCAGGAACATCCACGAACAATGGAATATGCGTTTTGATGGTGTCAGCTTTCATTATTACACTCTACCAACCGGCACTTGGGAAAAGAAAGGCAAGGCGCTTGGTTTTGGGGAGGATCAATGGATATCCACGCTAAAAAATACACTGCGCATGGATAGCCTGATCAGGAATAACGTTGCCAAGATGGAGGTCAATGACCCCAAGAGCAAAATTGCTTTCAATGTGGATGAGTGGGGAACATGGTATGACGTGGAACCGGGTACGAATCCTGGATTTTTATATCAACAAAACAGTTTGCGCGATGCTCTGGTTGCTGCCTTGAATTTCAATATTTTTCATGCCCATGCAGCGCGTGTGCGTATGACCAATATTGCCCAGATGGTTAATGTCTTACAGGCCATGATATTGACTGATAAAGACAAAATTTTACTAACGCCAACTTATCACGCATTTGAAATGTATGTGCCATTCCAAAATGCGACAAGCTTGCCACTCACGATTAGCAATAACCATGAATACAGTTTTGGCAAAACCAGTATCCCTGCAGTAAGTGCCTCTGCAGCTCGTGCGCTTGATGGAAAAGTATATTTGTCGCTGGTGAACACTAATCCTAATGAGAGTGTTGAGATAGATATTGATGTTGCAGGCGAAAAAATAGAAGCTGCCAAAGGCCGCGTACTGACTGCAAAGACCATGGATGCACACAACACTTTTATCCGGCCACAATCAGTACAGCCAGACAATTTTAATTCCAGTGTAAAAGCAGGCAGGTTGACATTGAATGTCCCAGCCAAGGCGATAGTTGTGGTGGCGCTTGAATAA
- the tnpA gene encoding IS200/IS605 family transposase — protein sequence MKEYQSLSHTRWNCKYHIVFIPKCRKKLIYGALRKHLGEIFRELAKQRECSVVEGHLMIDHVHMCLSVPPKYSVANVVGFMKGKSAISIARHFGGRQRNFTGEVFWARGYFVSTVGLDEEVVRAYIRNQEQEDERYDQMKLGL from the coding sequence ATGAAAGAGTATCAAAGTTTGAGTCATACGAGGTGGAATTGTAAGTACCATATAGTGTTCATTCCGAAATGCCGAAAGAAGTTGATCTATGGGGCATTGAGAAAGCATCTTGGGGAAATATTTCGGGAGTTGGCCAAGCAAAGGGAATGCAGCGTAGTTGAAGGTCACTTAATGATTGACCATGTTCATATGTGTTTGAGCGTTCCGCCAAAGTATTCAGTGGCAAACGTTGTGGGATTCATGAAAGGCAAGAGTGCAATTTCGATAGCCAGACACTTTGGTGGGAGGCAAAGGAATTTCACAGGAGAAGTATTTTGGGCAAGAGGTTACTTTGTCTCAACGGTGGGACTAGATGAAGAAGTGGTTCGAGCTTACATCCGAAATCAAGAGCAGGAAGATGAGCGTTACGACCAAATGAAATTGGGACTGTAG
- a CDS encoding glycoside hydrolase family 105 protein has translation MNTVAAAGKINSANNAAKPVNDVTAPLHLMQPDYPTPYGQPTAEDVKKVLYRVHAYLDNVTPAKIIDGKTKKQITDFSQINDDTILAPGDYRLTSYEWGVTYAGMLLAGSATGDKRFSNYASERLGLLADLAPHYIARLKANPKSPSPIRSLLQPHALDDAGAMCAAMIKATREGVSNKLSSLIDICSSYVSTKEFRLPDGTLARNRPQPNTLWLDDLFMSVPALAQMGKLTGDSKYYDDAVKQVKLFSDRMFNKEKGVYMHGWVQDMGVHPQFHWARANGWAVMTMVELLDVLPPDHPGYADVLAQLQAHVKGLASYQHGTGFWHQLLDRNDSYLETSATAIYTYAMAHAINRGFIDKRAYAPVVMLAWNAVASKVTQKGQVEGTCVGTGMGFDPAFYYYRPVNVFAAHSYGPVLLAGAEVINLMKTNTFEINDSSLQVKLARP, from the coding sequence ATGAACACAGTAGCTGCCGCCGGTAAAATAAATAGCGCAAACAACGCAGCCAAGCCCGTCAATGACGTCACCGCGCCCCTGCATTTGATGCAACCTGATTACCCAACGCCGTATGGGCAACCGACAGCAGAAGACGTCAAGAAAGTGCTGTACCGCGTACATGCCTATCTGGACAATGTTACGCCTGCCAAAATTATTGATGGCAAAACAAAAAAGCAGATTACTGATTTTTCCCAGATCAATGACGATACGATACTGGCCCCGGGCGATTATCGCCTGACCAGCTACGAATGGGGTGTCACCTACGCAGGCATGCTGCTGGCCGGCAGTGCCACGGGTGATAAACGTTTCAGCAATTACGCCAGTGAACGCCTTGGATTGCTGGCTGATCTGGCACCGCATTACATTGCCCGTCTGAAGGCTAATCCGAAAAGTCCTTCACCTATCCGTTCATTGTTGCAGCCCCATGCACTGGATGATGCAGGTGCCATGTGTGCCGCCATGATCAAAGCTACCAGGGAAGGTGTGTCCAATAAACTGTCCAGCCTGATTGATATTTGCAGCAGCTACGTCAGCACCAAAGAGTTCCGTCTGCCGGATGGTACCCTGGCCCGCAACCGTCCGCAACCGAATACCTTGTGGCTGGATGATCTGTTCATGAGCGTACCAGCCCTGGCACAAATGGGTAAATTAACGGGCGACAGCAAGTATTATGACGATGCTGTGAAGCAGGTCAAACTGTTCTCTGACCGCATGTTCAACAAAGAAAAAGGCGTGTATATGCATGGCTGGGTGCAGGATATGGGTGTGCATCCGCAATTCCACTGGGCCAGGGCTAATGGCTGGGCCGTCATGACCATGGTTGAATTGCTGGATGTCCTGCCACCAGATCATCCTGGATATGCCGACGTATTGGCGCAATTGCAGGCCCATGTTAAAGGTCTGGCGTCCTATCAACATGGCACAGGCTTCTGGCACCAACTGCTGGACCGCAATGACAGTTACCTGGAAACATCTGCCACTGCCATCTACACCTATGCCATGGCACACGCCATCAATCGCGGCTTTATCGATAAACGTGCTTACGCACCAGTAGTCATGCTGGCATGGAATGCGGTAGCCAGCAAAGTGACACAAAAAGGCCAGGTGGAAGGTACTTGTGTCGGTACTGGTATGGGCTTTGACCCGGCGTTTTATTACTATCGCCCGGTGAATGTATTTGCCGCGCATAGCTACGGCCCAGTATTGCTGGCCGGTGCAGAGGTCATCAACCTGATGAAGACCAATACCTTTGAAATCAATGATAGTTCATTGCAGGTCAAACTAGCGAGGCCATGA
- a CDS encoding DUF6250 domain-containing protein translates to MTLAVPAAAQSLEATCSQWGKPGKLIYQDDFDTDLRQWQVESADTKNSDISVANHQLLIDAAKGATVWFKQKLSGDILIRYTRRVVMEQGRNDRLSDLNQFWMATDPRDQNIFIRKGVFEQYNDLRLYYSGIGGNTNTTTRFRKYQGNGERTLLTELNERDTLLQANRDYFIETAVYQGCTRVVVDGKVFFSYKDKDALKDGYFGFRTTQSRQQIRDFKVYQLE, encoded by the coding sequence ATGACCCTGGCTGTACCTGCAGCTGCACAGTCTCTAGAGGCTACTTGCAGCCAGTGGGGCAAGCCTGGTAAATTAATTTACCAGGATGATTTCGATACCGATCTGAGGCAATGGCAGGTAGAGTCTGCCGACACAAAAAATTCCGATATCAGTGTTGCCAATCACCAGCTTTTGATCGATGCAGCGAAAGGTGCAACGGTGTGGTTCAAACAAAAATTATCTGGCGATATTTTGATCAGGTATACGCGCAGGGTCGTCATGGAGCAGGGACGCAATGACCGGCTGTCTGACCTGAATCAATTCTGGATGGCGACCGACCCGCGTGATCAAAACATCTTTATCCGCAAGGGCGTTTTTGAACAATACAATGATTTACGTCTGTATTACTCAGGCATAGGCGGCAACACCAATACCACGACCAGGTTTCGCAAATACCAGGGCAATGGTGAACGTACCCTGCTGACCGAGTTGAATGAACGCGATACCTTATTGCAGGCAAACCGGGACTACTTCATAGAAACTGCGGTGTACCAAGGCTGCACGCGCGTTGTGGTCGATGGCAAAGTGTTCTTTTCATACAAGGACAAAGATGCACTGAAGGATGGCTACTTTGGGTTCCGCACGACACAATCCCGGCAACAAATACGTGACTTCAAGGTTTACCAGTTGGAATGA
- a CDS encoding rhamnogalacturonan acetylesterase translates to MSAVRRLICVSVLGWTCSALAQTTPPPAVNTDPNAAARIVLPEPANPQLPSVFFIGDSTVRNGRDDGQNKGAEGQWGWGNPIKAYFQADKINVVNRAIGGLSSRTYLTGGHWQRSLALMKPGDFVIMQFGHNDNGPLNDTSRARGTIKGIGEEVEGIDNLLTKLPETVHSYGWYLRKFIDEARAKGVQAIVCSPIPRKNWDANGKINRSKASYGGWAEQVAKQEKADFIDLNENIAAAYDAMGKDEVMKMFPVVTPDEHTHTNLAGAEFNARVVVAGIKTLQYAQLKNYLNDKSVDLKLPAASPK, encoded by the coding sequence ATGTCTGCGGTACGCCGCCTGATCTGTGTAAGTGTGCTGGGCTGGACTTGTTCCGCCCTGGCGCAAACTACGCCGCCGCCAGCGGTGAATACCGACCCCAATGCGGCAGCGCGTATTGTGTTACCCGAACCGGCGAATCCGCAATTGCCTTCAGTATTTTTTATCGGTGATTCAACCGTGCGCAATGGCCGGGATGATGGCCAAAACAAAGGCGCAGAAGGGCAGTGGGGCTGGGGTAATCCTATTAAGGCCTATTTTCAGGCGGATAAAATCAATGTCGTTAACCGTGCCATCGGCGGTCTAAGCAGCCGTACTTATCTGACTGGTGGGCACTGGCAAAGAAGCCTTGCATTGATGAAGCCAGGTGACTTTGTCATCATGCAATTCGGTCACAATGACAACGGACCGCTTAACGACACCAGCCGTGCGCGTGGAACCATCAAAGGCATAGGTGAAGAGGTCGAGGGTATCGATAATCTGCTGACCAAATTGCCAGAAACAGTACATAGCTACGGCTGGTATTTGCGCAAATTTATTGACGAGGCCCGAGCTAAAGGCGTGCAGGCCATCGTATGCTCTCCCATACCCCGCAAGAACTGGGATGCAAATGGAAAAATCAATCGCAGCAAAGCCAGTTATGGTGGTTGGGCTGAACAGGTGGCGAAACAGGAAAAAGCGGATTTCATCGATCTGAATGAAAACATTGCCGCTGCCTACGATGCCATGGGCAAGGATGAGGTGATGAAAATGTTCCCTGTAGTGACACCAGATGAACATACACACACCAATCTGGCTGGTGCAGAATTCAATGCACGTGTTGTCGTGGCGGGTATCAAGACTTTGCAGTATGCCCAATTGAAAAACTATTTGAATGATAAGTCAGTCGATCTTAAATTGCCTGCTGCATCACCAAAATAG
- a CDS encoding DUF1080 domain-containing protein, whose protein sequence is MRQLSRFLKPFQLSVLSVGSILSVMAVPVANADELFNGRDFKGWEIQTTPASKIEEAFSITADGVIASAGKPSGYIATTESYKNFALHAEWRWTAAPGNGGVLIHISSGPKDKVWPLSLQIQTKYKNVGDLLPMAGASFAESLTTAEGAYPPIKAKQADSEKPVGEWNSCDILAKDGAVEVRINGVVQNKISKSNPDSGHIGFQLEGTAYELRNVRIQKLD, encoded by the coding sequence ATGCGTCAACTTTCCCGTTTTTTGAAGCCTTTCCAATTGTCAGTATTGTCTGTTGGATCCATTCTGTCTGTCATGGCCGTTCCTGTTGCCAATGCGGATGAACTGTTCAATGGTCGTGATTTCAAGGGTTGGGAAATTCAAACTACACCGGCAAGCAAGATTGAAGAAGCCTTCAGTATCACAGCGGATGGTGTGATTGCTTCTGCTGGCAAACCTTCGGGTTACATCGCTACGACGGAAAGCTATAAAAATTTTGCGCTGCATGCCGAATGGCGCTGGACCGCTGCACCTGGTAATGGTGGCGTGTTGATACACATCAGTTCTGGTCCCAAAGACAAAGTCTGGCCACTGAGTCTGCAAATCCAGACCAAGTACAAAAATGTTGGCGACCTGCTGCCCATGGCCGGTGCCAGCTTTGCCGAATCCCTGACAACGGCCGAGGGGGCGTATCCTCCAATCAAAGCAAAACAGGCCGATAGCGAAAAACCCGTTGGCGAATGGAATAGCTGCGACATTCTTGCCAAAGACGGAGCGGTTGAAGTCAGGATCAACGGCGTAGTGCAAAACAAAATAAGCAAATCAAACCCAGATTCTGGTCACATCGGTTTTCAGCTTGAAGGCACCGCGTATGAATTGCGCAATGTACGCATTCAAAAACTCGATTGA
- a CDS encoding alpha/beta hydrolase, which translates to MKRLFFTLLLALSAISSHAQSSAISLWPEGVPGAKNIGPEQVADGRTSNVSEPNLTFYPAAVDRKNGSVVIICPGGGYVRLSTLREGEQYAHWLSTLGVSSFVLKSRLAEFGHPAPLQDVLRAIRLVRSGAAQYGIDPKRIGVMGSSAGGHLAASAGTLFDHPLGRTGAALDGVNGRPDFMILMYPVITMQDPSVHAGSRKALLGASPSAESMQLMSLEKQVSGTTPPTLLIHTQNDKTVPVENSILFYQALTKAGVPAEMLLFERGTHGMAMRLGNGNASDWPHRAEEWLRDRKILQADSQSQGK; encoded by the coding sequence ATGAAACGACTTTTTTTCACTTTGTTACTGGCCTTGTCGGCCATTTCTTCTCATGCACAATCCAGTGCCATCAGCTTGTGGCCAGAAGGCGTACCGGGCGCGAAAAACATAGGGCCAGAACAAGTGGCTGATGGCCGCACGTCGAATGTCAGCGAACCGAACCTGACTTTTTATCCCGCCGCTGTCGACAGAAAAAATGGCAGCGTCGTGATCATTTGCCCCGGCGGCGGCTATGTACGTCTGTCTACCCTGCGCGAAGGTGAGCAATATGCGCACTGGCTCAGTACCCTGGGTGTCAGCAGCTTTGTGCTGAAATCCCGCCTGGCAGAATTTGGCCATCCGGCTCCCCTGCAAGATGTCTTGCGCGCCATTCGCCTGGTACGTTCCGGCGCTGCGCAATATGGCATAGACCCCAAACGCATAGGTGTCATGGGCAGTTCTGCTGGCGGCCATCTGGCAGCCAGCGCTGGCACCCTGTTCGATCACCCTTTGGGCCGCACTGGTGCCGCACTTGACGGCGTCAATGGACGCCCTGACTTCATGATACTGATGTATCCCGTGATTACCATGCAAGACCCATCGGTACATGCAGGATCCCGCAAAGCCCTTTTGGGTGCATCACCCAGTGCAGAATCCATGCAACTGATGTCGTTGGAAAAACAGGTGAGCGGCACGACACCCCCTACTCTGTTGATCCATACCCAGAATGATAAAACCGTTCCGGTCGAAAACAGCATCCTGTTTTATCAGGCACTGACCAAAGCTGGCGTACCGGCGGAAATGCTCTTGTTTGAACGCGGTACACATGGCATGGCTATGCGGCTTGGTAACGGCAATGCATCCGATTGGCCTCATCGTGCCGAAGAATGGCTAAGGGACAGAAAAATACTGCAAGCCGACAGTCAGTCACAAGGGAAATAA
- a CDS encoding L-rhamnose mutarotase: protein MITRAFRMKLKPGNVEEYHRRHDNLWSDLADALRAAGIYDYSIFLDEETLHLFGVLKLHPDHQIDDLPKHPVMQRWWDYMADLMEVEADNRPKQLALKPVFYFE, encoded by the coding sequence ATGATAACGCGTGCTTTCCGGATGAAACTGAAACCAGGCAATGTAGAGGAATATCACCGCCGCCACGATAATTTGTGGTCAGATCTGGCAGATGCATTGCGCGCTGCCGGTATCTATGATTATTCCATTTTTCTGGATGAAGAGACTTTGCATCTGTTTGGCGTACTCAAATTGCATCCTGATCACCAGATCGATGACTTGCCCAAACATCCTGTCATGCAACGGTGGTGGGATTATATGGCAGACCTGATGGAAGTCGAGGCGGATAACCGTCCCAAACAATTGGCATTGAAACCTGTGTTTTATTTCGAGTAA
- a CDS encoding glycoside hydrolase family 105 protein: protein MKFQKKYLMLASLGFVGSMLPALAWTQNYPLPTPAMQAIIDKDTSRHFGDAPADGGPLATDLSAELEPAVIEKVLRKVADWQLARSQAHFGRIWTSSVMYTGFMAASEATNDSKYKDAMLAMSQQHQWQLAKRLPNADDQSVAQTYLDLYFINKQPEFIAPTKGDLDTLIDLKTLKPGDDRLPWWWCDALFMAPPVWAKMYVATGERKYLDYVHTQWKNTYDLLYDKQEHLYARDVSYINKTEPNGKKIFWSRGEGWVMGGIARTLDYIPKDDPQRPFYIQQLREMSARIAQLQDENGLWHAGLLDPATYPLPEISGSALFVYGMAYGINRGILDPKEYQPVIARAWKGILKHVYADGRLGGIQQTGAEPAFYRPASSFDYGVGGFMLAAAELKKMVTVKPAK, encoded by the coding sequence TTGAAATTTCAAAAAAAATACCTGATGCTTGCCAGCCTGGGTTTTGTCGGCAGCATGTTGCCAGCCCTGGCCTGGACGCAGAACTATCCGCTTCCTACACCAGCCATGCAAGCGATCATCGACAAGGATACTTCACGTCATTTTGGTGATGCACCTGCTGATGGCGGGCCTCTGGCAACCGATCTGTCTGCAGAGCTGGAACCAGCGGTGATAGAAAAAGTCTTGCGCAAGGTGGCGGATTGGCAGTTGGCCCGTTCACAGGCACACTTCGGGCGTATCTGGACATCCAGCGTGATGTACACCGGCTTCATGGCAGCGTCGGAAGCCACAAACGACAGCAAATACAAAGACGCCATGCTGGCCATGAGCCAGCAACATCAATGGCAACTGGCGAAACGTTTGCCGAATGCGGATGACCAGAGTGTGGCGCAGACTTATCTGGATTTGTATTTCATCAACAAGCAGCCTGAATTCATCGCCCCAACCAAAGGCGACCTCGATACCCTGATTGATCTGAAGACTCTTAAACCAGGTGACGATCGTCTGCCATGGTGGTGGTGTGATGCCTTGTTCATGGCACCGCCGGTATGGGCGAAAATGTATGTGGCAACAGGTGAGCGTAAATACCTGGATTATGTCCATACCCAATGGAAAAACACTTACGATCTGCTGTACGACAAACAAGAGCACCTGTATGCCCGTGACGTCAGCTATATCAACAAGACTGAACCCAATGGCAAGAAAATTTTCTGGTCACGCGGCGAAGGTTGGGTCATGGGTGGTATAGCCAGGACACTGGACTATATCCCCAAGGATGATCCACAACGTCCATTCTACATACAGCAGTTACGTGAAATGTCAGCCCGCATAGCGCAGTTGCAGGATGAAAACGGCCTGTGGCATGCCGGTTTGCTGGACCCCGCTACGTACCCCTTGCCTGAAATCTCTGGCTCAGCCCTGTTTGTATATGGCATGGCTTATGGCATCAATCGCGGCATTCTCGACCCCAAGGAATACCAGCCAGTAATCGCCAGGGCATGGAAGGGTATCCTGAAGCATGTCTATGCAGATGGAAGGTTGGGCGGCATACAGCAGACCGGTGCCGAACCAGCCTTTTACAGGCCCGCATCCAGCTTTGATTATGGTGTCGGTGGCTTCATGCTGGCCGCTGCCGAATTGAAAAAGATGGTCACAGTCAAACCAGCGAAATAA
- a CDS encoding glycoside hydrolase family 28 protein, whose product MKSLARRWLRDTSMVFVLPTLLHLLVAAVLMFLLMLSSLTAVAKEISVETYGAKGDGKTLNTQAIQSAIDAAAKEGGTLTFPAGTYLTGALFLKTGVTLRLDKGVTLLGSQNIRDYPVMPTRVAGIEMSWPAALINVYEQTKVAVTGEGVIDGDGKVFWESYWNLRKAYEPRGLRWASDYDAGRPRLLQVYKASDVRVGDGLLLRRSGFWTLHICYSSKVVVDHLTIRNNEGGHGPSTDGIDIDSSKDILVQHADIAVNDDAIVLKAGRDSDGLRVNRPTEDVIIRDIIVREAVAGLSFGSETSGGFRRIEAYRFTVMKDVPVGILFKSAHTRGGFGEDLNIHDFVLNDVPVVLRVIMNWNPQYSYAKIPDDVKDVPAYWKVLVTPVPEKDGISRLRRVNISGIKARGAKTAFEIEGYAQAPLEDFKLSKLDIEANTGGFIRYVKRWEMSDSRLVFEDGKPVNISADSEVSGLTVNGFGPAK is encoded by the coding sequence ATGAAGTCCTTGGCCCGGCGCTGGTTGCGCGATACAAGCATGGTATTTGTCTTGCCAACGCTCTTACATCTGTTGGTTGCCGCAGTATTGATGTTCTTGTTGATGTTGTCGTCACTGACTGCAGTTGCGAAAGAGATCAGTGTCGAAACCTATGGTGCCAAAGGTGATGGCAAGACGCTCAACACCCAAGCCATACAGAGCGCCATTGATGCTGCTGCCAAAGAGGGCGGTACGTTGACTTTTCCGGCGGGCACCTACCTGACCGGTGCCCTGTTCCTTAAAACAGGTGTGACGCTGCGTCTGGATAAGGGCGTGACCTTGCTGGGCTCACAAAACATACGGGATTATCCTGTCATGCCTACCCGGGTTGCTGGCATAGAGATGAGCTGGCCAGCAGCGCTGATCAATGTGTATGAACAAACCAAGGTTGCCGTTACCGGTGAAGGTGTGATTGACGGTGACGGCAAGGTATTCTGGGAAAGTTACTGGAACCTGCGCAAGGCCTATGAACCACGTGGCCTGAGATGGGCATCGGACTATGATGCTGGTCGCCCTCGATTGTTGCAAGTCTATAAGGCATCCGACGTGCGTGTGGGCGATGGCTTGCTATTGCGTCGCTCAGGTTTCTGGACTTTGCATATCTGTTACTCGAGCAAAGTGGTTGTAGATCATCTCACCATCCGTAATAACGAAGGCGGACATGGCCCATCCACTGACGGCATAGACATCGATTCATCCAAAGACATTCTGGTACAGCATGCAGATATTGCCGTCAATGATGATGCAATCGTCTTGAAAGCCGGGCGCGACTCTGACGGCTTGCGGGTCAATCGTCCAACAGAAGATGTGATCATACGCGACATCATTGTGCGTGAAGCAGTAGCTGGATTAAGTTTCGGTAGTGAGACTTCAGGTGGATTCCGCCGTATTGAAGCATATCGCTTCACGGTCATGAAAGATGTACCAGTAGGCATATTGTTCAAGTCGGCACATACACGTGGTGGTTTTGGCGAAGACCTGAATATTCATGACTTTGTCCTCAATGACGTGCCAGTGGTATTGCGCGTGATCATGAACTGGAATCCGCAATACAGCTATGCCAAGATTCCTGATGATGTGAAGGATGTACCGGCTTACTGGAAAGTACTGGTCACGCCGGTACCAGAAAAAGACGGTATATCCAGACTGCGCCGTGTCAATATCTCCGGCATCAAGGCACGTGGCGCAAAAACCGCCTTTGAAATTGAAGGATATGCGCAAGCTCCGCTTGAGGATTTTAAGCTCAGTAAACTCGATATTGAAGCAAACACCGGTGGTTTTATCCGTTACGTAAAACGCTGGGAAATGTCGGATTCCAGACTGGTTTTTGAGGATGGCAAACCGGTAAATATTTCCGCAGATTCTGAGGTATCCGGGCTGACCGTCAATGGCTTCGGACCTGCAAAATAA